Proteins encoded in a region of the Candidatus Obscuribacter sp. genome:
- a CDS encoding ferrous iron transporter B has translation MAYLGNIIVGEYGLATLTVTYLLGLLMPLVIGFYLGLSLMEDSGYLPRLAVLVDRMMNKIGLNGRAIIPLILGLGCVTMATITTRLLTSKREKIIATALLGVAIPCSAQLGVVSGTLARAGGAAAWAVYLTMVVGILAVTGLLLNMVLPGKSTGLMIDLPPMRLPRLDNVLSKTWKKSWNFLVDATPMFFLAGFVVSLAQMFGILDMFIKVLQPIVVHWLNLPADPRIPTTFILGIVRRDFASFGLTEVPLTPVQAVTAMIVITLFVPCIATVGVMIKERGPKIALSIWVGSWLAAFAIGGVTARVLPFIFGALGVR, from the coding sequence ATGGCTTATCTGGGCAATATCATAGTCGGCGAGTATGGTCTTGCCACTTTGACTGTGACTTATCTGCTCGGTCTGCTTATGCCGCTAGTAATAGGCTTTTACCTCGGTCTCTCACTCATGGAAGACTCAGGCTATTTGCCACGACTGGCGGTGCTGGTAGATCGCATGATGAATAAAATTGGGCTCAATGGCAGAGCAATTATCCCGCTAATACTCGGGCTAGGCTGTGTCACCATGGCCACCATCACAACAAGACTATTAACTAGCAAAAGAGAAAAAATAATAGCCACAGCATTGCTTGGTGTCGCAATACCCTGCTCAGCACAGCTCGGTGTGGTATCAGGGACACTGGCCAGAGCTGGTGGTGCAGCAGCTTGGGCAGTCTATCTCACCATGGTGGTGGGCATCCTCGCTGTCACGGGATTGCTACTAAATATGGTGCTACCAGGCAAGTCTACTGGTCTCATGATTGACTTGCCACCAATGAGACTGCCACGTCTGGATAATGTGCTCTCCAAGACTTGGAAAAAATCCTGGAACTTTTTGGTCGATGCCACACCGATGTTTTTCTTAGCAGGTTTTGTCGTCAGCCTGGCCCAGATGTTTGGCATCCTCGATATGTTTATCAAAGTCTTGCAACCTATTGTGGTGCACTGGCTCAATCTCCCGGCCGATCCGCGCATACCAACGACTTTTATCCTCGGTATAGTACGTCGCGATTTTGCCTCATTTGGTCTGACCGAAGTCCCACTGACTCCAGTCCAGGCAGTCACTGCCATGATTGTAATTACGCTATTTGTGCCCTGCATTGCCACTGTTGGCGTGATGATCAAAGAGCGCGGACCAAAGATTGCCCTCTCCATCTGGGTGGGCTCCTGGCTAGCAGCCTTTGCCATTGGCGGCGTCACAGCCAGGGTGCTGCCTTTTATCTTTGGGGCCCTGGGCGTCAGATAG
- a CDS encoding site-specific integrase: MAQVKREIKAAKNSSQGWLGFDKFKRAERPRTFADAAQDYMDERADYKKSSISAYTHILSSHLLPTFGKQTLKDITDSKLRKFQIELGNHLTAAGKPLSQSRINTVMQLMRSILEQEKRAGRIDRNPSESVRRLQEPKTKIDPLTDEELSLALSCVTPHYRAFFTALAYTGARPNEMQALRWSDIDWRSKKISITKGRVRGHEGLPKTASGDRVIPMMPQIENELLLLKQSRVVSLDDYLFTNRNGKPIDKHMDEVWKRALKKAGLRHRPSYQLRHTFVTRCIIENLPIPYIAKIIGHSTIDTLIRHYAGWIDAATNQYEQKLRDSFEVSKPRQLVASSST; this comes from the coding sequence TTGGCTCAGGTAAAGCGAGAGATCAAAGCTGCTAAAAATAGCTCTCAGGGCTGGCTTGGTTTCGATAAGTTTAAACGAGCTGAGCGACCGCGCACTTTTGCTGATGCTGCTCAAGACTACATGGATGAGAGAGCAGACTATAAGAAGTCATCCATCAGTGCATACACGCACATCCTCTCTAGTCACCTGCTGCCTACCTTTGGTAAGCAGACTCTTAAAGACATTACTGATTCAAAATTGCGTAAGTTTCAGATTGAGCTTGGTAATCATTTGACCGCTGCTGGTAAGCCTTTGTCTCAGAGTCGAATCAATACAGTGATGCAGCTCATGAGGAGCATACTGGAGCAAGAAAAAAGAGCCGGTCGTATAGATCGCAACCCGTCAGAGTCAGTGCGTAGATTGCAAGAGCCTAAGACTAAAATTGATCCGCTCACTGATGAGGAGCTTAGTCTTGCACTATCTTGCGTAACTCCACATTACCGGGCTTTCTTCACCGCGCTTGCATATACTGGTGCCAGACCAAACGAGATGCAGGCATTGCGCTGGTCTGATATCGACTGGAGATCAAAGAAGATCAGTATCACCAAGGGTAGAGTCAGAGGGCATGAGGGATTGCCCAAGACAGCCTCAGGCGACAGGGTAATACCAATGATGCCTCAGATTGAGAATGAGCTACTGCTGCTCAAACAATCCAGGGTAGTGAGTCTTGACGATTATCTATTCACTAATCGCAATGGCAAGCCAATCGACAAGCACATGGATGAAGTATGGAAACGTGCACTTAAGAAGGCTGGCTTACGCCACCGCCCGAGCTATCAGCTCAGACATACCTTTGTCACTCGCTGCATCATTGAGAATCTACCAATCCCATATATTGCCAAGATCATTGGTCACTCGACAATCGATACTTTGATCCGTCATTACGCTGGCTGGATTGATGCTGCCACTAACCAGTATGAGCAGAAGCTTAGAGATAGTTTTGAGGTTTCAAAGCCAAGGCAATTAGTTGCATCATCTAGCACCTAA
- a CDS encoding helix-turn-helix domain-containing protein: MTNEYSSETNKSDKPLVTDVAGFASAVDISKRTAWSIIHKRQIPHIRIGRSVKITLTAIDDFLQKRTIASFESGRES; this comes from the coding sequence ATGACAAATGAGTATAGTAGCGAGACTAATAAATCAGATAAGCCTTTAGTTACCGATGTTGCTGGCTTCGCTTCTGCTGTCGACATCTCCAAGCGCACAGCTTGGTCGATCATTCATAAGCGTCAAATACCACACATTCGCATCGGTCGCAGCGTAAAGATTACCCTGACTGCGATTGACGATTTCTTACAGAAACGGACCATTGCCTCCTTTGAATCGGGGAGGGAAAGCTAA